From the genome of Phyllostomus discolor isolate MPI-MPIP mPhyDis1 chromosome 12, mPhyDis1.pri.v3, whole genome shotgun sequence, one region includes:
- the C12H19orf84 gene encoding uncharacterized protein C19orf84 homolog: protein MDLKNSGWRDDPRRGTEAVRPHWERYADGEATDLSSWHFRNNLSLPSPGTEPFPTLPSSLLGTPDPAHLGLPENLASVTVPIRLDALSYLLHSALLGAYSLQQSLPSCPCHPQACGAQPGAARRPFRGRGGWDTPERPGWGWGQQRRGPGRSGQPKRVWAGDAEAGPRTPPGMPSSPPPPPTQNQKKEAQGPETPLATPPATEDWDTEY, encoded by the exons ATGGACCTGAAG AACTCAGGATGGAGAGACGATCCCAGGAGAGGCACAGAGGCAGTCAGGCCGCACTGGGAAAGGTATGCAGATGGTGAGGCCACTGACCTGTCCTCTTGGCATTTCAGGAACAACCTGTCCCTGCCGTCACCTGGGACTGAGCCTTTCCCAACCCTGCCATCTTCTCTCCTGGGCACCCCAGATCCAGCCCACCTGGGGCTCCCCGAGAACCTGGCCTCTGTCACCGTCCCCATTCGCCTGGATGCCCTCTCCTACCTCCTGCACAGCGCCCTGCTGGGGGCCTATTCCCTGCAgcagtccctgccctcctgcccctgccacccGCAGGCTTGCGGTGCCCAGCCAGGTGCTGCCAGGAGGCCATTCAGGGGACGTGGGGGCTGGGACACCCCTGAAAGACCAGGTTGGGGCTGGGGTCAGCAGCGTCGGGGACCTGGGAGGTCTGGGCAGCCAAAGAGGGTCTGGGCAGGGGATGCTGAGGCTGGCCCCAGGACCCCACCCGGGATGCCCtcgtcaccaccaccaccacctaccCAGAATCAGAAGAAGGAAGCCCAAGGTCCGGAGACACCGCTGGCCACGCCACCTGCCACTGAGGACTGGGACACTGAATACTAG
- the LIM2 gene encoding lens fiber membrane intrinsic protein, whose product MYSFMGGGLFCAWVGTILLVVATATDHWMQYRLSGSFAHQGLWRYCLGNKCYLQTESIAYWNATRAFMILSCLCATSGIIMGILAFTQQPAFNRLSRPFSAGILFFASTLCVLLALAIYTGVTVSFLGRRFGDWRFSWSYILGWVALLMTFFAGIFYMCAYRMHECQRLSTSR is encoded by the exons ATGTACAGCTTCATGGGTGGTGGCCTCTTCTGCGCCTGGGTGGGGACTATCCTCCTGGTGGTGGCCACAGCGACGGACCACTGGATGCAGTACCGGCTGTCGGGGTCCTTTGCCCACCAGGGTTTATGGCGCTACTGCCTGGGCAACAAGTGCTACCTGCAGACGGAGAGCATCG CGTACTGGAATGCCACCCGGGCCTTCATGATCCTGTCCTGCCTGTGCGCGACCTCCGGCATCATCATGGGCATCCTGGCCTTCACTCAGCAGCCTGCCTTCAACCGCCTCTCCCGACCCTTCTCCGCCGGCATCCTGTTTTTCGCCTCCA CCTTGTGCGTCCTGCTGGCCTTGGCCATTTACACTGGAGTCACCGTCAGCTTCCTGGGTCGCCGTTTTGGGGACTGGCGCTTTTCCTGGTCTTAcatcctgggctgggtggccctgCTCATGACCTTCTTTGCAG GAATTTTCTACATGTGTGCCTATCGGATGCATGAATGTCAGCGGCTGTCAACGTCCCGCTGA